The Sediminicola sp. YIK13 genomic sequence GTCATAGTGGATGTTGCCGTGGACCAGGGCGGATGTGTGGAGACCTCAAGGCCAACCACCCATGAGAACCCTGTATTTATTATAGATGATGTGGTCCATTATTGTGTGGCCAACATGCCAGGGGCAGTCCCATATACGTCTACTATGGCTTTGACCAACGTCACCTTGCCCTATGTGTTGAAATTAGCAAATTTAGGTTGGGTTGAAGCTTGTCGAACAGATGCATCCCTACAAAAGGGCTTGAACATAGTAGAAGGAAAAGTGATTTACAAGGAGATTATCGAAGCCTTTAACTGGCAAGCCGTTGAGGTGTAACAGGTACATTTTGTCATACTGGGAACCCCGTCATTTTTTGGCGGGGTTTTTGATTATAAGTAAAGAAGAATTATTTGATTTTAGGAAAAGGAATCTTTACTATATTTATCATTAAAAAGACGAAACTATGTTGATGTATTATATTATTTTGGGTGCTATTGCCTTGGTGAGCTGGTTGGTCAGCAATAAACTAAAAAATAAATTCAAGCATTACTCCAAAGTGCATCTGCGCAATGGCATGAGCGGCGCTGAAATTGCAGAAAAGATGTTGGCTGATCATGGGATCAGGGATGTAAAAGTTATTTCCACCCCGGGAATGTTAACAGATCATTATAATCCGGCCAATAAAACAGTGAATTTAAGTGAAGGTGTGTATAATCAGCGAAATGCTTCAGCTGCGGCCGTTGCAGCTCACGAATGCGGGCACGCTGTACAGCATGCCACGGCCTACGAATGGTTGACGATGCGTTCTAAATTGGTACCTGTGGTGAGTGTCACCTCCGGGATGTCCACTTGGGTCGTGTTTGGGGGTATTATGTTGGGTGCTGCTGCTGGAGTAGGTTTTGGATATTGGGTCGCTGTCGCCGGCTTGGTGATGATGGGCTTTGCCACCTTGTTCAGTTTTATCACTCTTCCTGTAGAATATGATGCCAGTAACCGTGCCTTGGCTTGGTTAAAGAATAAGAATATGTTGAGCCAAGAAGAATACAAAGGCTCAGAGGATGCCTTGAAATGGGCTGCACGCACCTATTTGGTTGCAGCCATAGGATCTTTGGCAACATTGGTTTATTGGGCTCTTCAAGTTCTAGGTGGAAGGGATTAGAAATTAAAATTAAAAGAGGTAATAAAAAAGGACGCTTTAAAAGCGTCCTTTTTTATATGGTTATTTGTCTATCTATCTGTTGGTTCAAAGATATAAAAGTCTCTGTACGTGAGACTCCTTCAATTTGTTGGATGTCCCTATTGAGCACGTGCATTAAATGTTCGTTGTCCCTGCAAAGTACTTTTATAAGAATAGACCAGTTACCAGTGGTATAATGACACTCAAGCACTTCTGGAATCTTCTCCAGTTCCTTTACGGCCAAAGGATTACTCATGGCCTTGTCCAGATATATGCCGATATATGCCATAGTGGTATACCCCAATACTTTTGGATTAACGATGAACTTCGAACCTGCAATGAGTCCTGAGGCCTCCAATTTTCTCAGACGCTGATGTATAGCTGCTCCAGAAATGCCAATGTGTCTTGCGATTTCTAAAATAGGCTTACGGGCGTCGGTCATAAGGAACCGAAGTATCTTTTTGTCAATCCCATCAATTTTAATGTTCTCCTCGGAAGATTTCATTTTTTGGTTTCAATATGATGGTAAATATAACTATTTAGTTACAGATCCTAACCCGCAATAGAATCTGGATTATAGCCCAAATAGCATACATCGTGCTCTTTAAAATTGATTCCGTATTCCGTGAGTTCTTCTAATATGGGTTCATATACTTCCTTGTTAATGGGAATCTGAACCCCGGGAGTTGTAATTTTTTTGTTCAATATTAAGAGGGTGGCCATCGCTACTGGTAGTCCAACGGTTTTTGCCATAGCGGTATGTGTCCTATTCTCACCAAGGACCACCATATTGGAATCTATCTGCTTTTTCACGCCATCTATCTCGTATCCAAATTTGTGGTACATGACAATCATGTCCTTGTCTTTATTGCCCAAGGTCCAGCTGTCCTCAAGTATATGTTGAAGGATTTCTGCTGGGGTGGCATTTTTCAAAGGAATGGTCTTGGAGCTGTCAAAAAGGTTCAGCTCCAAAAGTTTGTCCCACATAATATCATCTTGGTCTATTTTCAAATAGAGCCTTAGCTTCAGTTCAACCGTATCTGTGGGGGAGTAGGGTAAAAATAAATTTACGAATTCGCGGTAAGACATCCCTTCGGAGTCCTCAATAGTGTAGCTGTCATCTGTCATGCCCAATTGCACGAACATATTCCATGCCTTTGAAAACCCCACTCTTCTCATAGTACCTCTGTAAAGAGTCAGTGCATCATTTAAACCGTAGACTTCCCTGTATTTAAGGGAATCCCTATTGGCATAGGCTTCAAACTTTCCATAACCTTCTATATTCATAAATTCTGTTCTTCGAAACAACTTATGGTAGGGGATGTACTTATAGGTGCCTTCTTGGATAAATTTGGCAGTACCCCCTTGTCCGGCAACCACCACATTTCTGGGGTTCCATGTAAACTTGTAATTCCAGAGATTGGTATCGCTTTCTGGAGCAACCAAACCACCGCAAAAAGATTCGAACAATAACAGTTTGCCCCCTTTGTTCCGTATACGGTCTATGACCTGCATGGCACTCATATGGTCTACTCCGGGATCAAGGCCGATCTCATTCATAAAAACAAGCCCCTTGTCCTTTACCTGCTCGTCCAATTGTAGGAGCTCATCACTCACATAAGAGGCGGTCACCAAATGTTTTCCATATTTCAAACAATCTTTGGCTACCTTAATATGAAAGCGGGCCGGTAACATGGAAATCACAATTTCTGCATTTTGTATGGCTTGGTGCCGCTGATCTTCTTTAAATATATCCAAGGCAACAACGGTACAATGAGGATGGTTTTTTACAGTATCATTTATATGCTCCGGATGAAGGTCCCCAATGGTAATATGAAATTTTTCGCTTTCTGCTTTTTCCAATAAATAATCCAATAAATAGGAGGTAGATTTACCAGCTCCAACTACAAGTATCTTTCTCAACATCTGTTTCCTTACTTTTGTAAATTCAATGGATACTAAAGTATCAATTTGTTATAAATATAATAAATATACCAAAATAAGTTATGAACAAAACAATTTTAGGAGTGGGTGTCCTATTGGGTCTAACCGCTATAGTCCTTGGCGCATTTGGGGCGCACGGGTTGGAAAAGTTGGTGTCAACAGAGAATGTGGAAACATTTACAACGGGGGTTACCTATCAGATGTACCATGCCTTGTTCCTATTATTATTGGGTAGCATGAATTTTATTCCCGCCTCTTCAAAAAAGACTATATTTTATCTTATTTTGGTCGGTGTGCTATTATTTTCAGGTTCTATTTACACCTTGGCAACAAATGAGTTAACAGCATTTGACTTCAAAAAAATAGCTATTTTAACACCAATAGGGGGTGGTTTGTTAATTTTTGGATGGATTTTATTGGGGATTCGTATTTTTCGACAAAGGGTTTGAATAAAGGTTTATTTACGGGACTTTCGTTTTTATTTTTTATAGCTTTGTACAAGTTTATAAACTAACAAAATTATGAATAGTTCTGACCAATTGACGAAATCGATTTCGTTAAAAGATTATGGGATTGAAAGTGATCAAATTCACTATCAGTTATCTCCTTCAAAACTTCATGCCATTGCTTTGGAAAAGGGAATGGGAAAAGAAACTTCCTCAGGGGCCCTCGCAATAAATACCGGGGAATTTACCGGAAGGTCTCCCATGGACCGCTTTATTGTTAAAGATGCCATTACCGAGGACAAGGTGTGGTGGGGAAACATCAATATTCCCTTTGAAACCGATAAATTTGATGCACTTTATGACAAGGTCATTTCATATTTAAATAATAAGGAGCTCTACGTTAGGGATTGTTATGCTTGTGCAGACACGGATTATAGGACCAATATCAGGGTTATTGCAGAATACCCGTGGTCCAGTTTGTTTGCCTATAACATGTTCCTTAGGCCGGAAGAAAAAGATTTAAAGGGTTTTACTCCTGAGTGGACTGTTATCAATGCCCCTGGATTTATGGCCGATGCAAAAGTTGATGGTACCCGTCAGCACAATTTTGCCATTTTGAATTTCACCAAGAAAATAGCGTTGATTGGTGGTACTGGATATACAGGTGAAATCAAGAAAGGTATTTTTTCTGCATTGAATTTTATTCTCCCGGTTGAAAAGAACACCATGCCTATGCACTGTTCTGCCAACGTTGGTGAAGATGGGGATACCGCAATCTTTTTTGGATTATCAGGTACTGGAAAAACAACATTGTCCGCAGATCCCAATAGAAAACTTATTGGAGATGATGAACATGGCTGGACGGCTGAAAACACAGTCTTTAATTTTGAAGGAGGATGTTATGCCAAGGTCATCAATCTTTCTGAGGAGAATGAGCCCGATATCTTTAGGGCGATCAAAAAAGGAGCCTTACTGGAAAATGTAGTATTGAACAGCAAAGGAGAGGTAGACTTCTCTGATATTTCCATAACCCAAAATACGCGGGTAAGTTATCCAATCTACCATATTGATAACATACAAGAACCTTCCATTGGAAAAAATCCGAAAAATATTTTCTTTTTAACGGCCGATGCCTTTGGGGTTTTACCTCCAATTTCAAAATTGACCCCTAGTCAGGCTGCCTACCACTTTATGTCAGGGTATACCGCTAAGGTTGCTGGTACAGAAGCTGGGGTGGTTGAACCAATCCCATCATTCTCTGCTTGTTTTGGTGCGCCATTCATGCCTTTGCACCCGGCCAAGTATGCCGAGATGCTAAGTAAAAAGATGCAGGAATCAGGTGTTAATGTTTGGTTGGTGAATACAGGTTGGACCGGCGGTCCTTACGGTGTCGGAACCCGTATGAAATTAAAATATACCAGGGCTATGATCCAAGCAGCTCTCAATGGAGATTTGGGCATGTACAGTTATGATACGTATCATATCCATTCTGTTTTTGGTGTGGCCCAGCCCAGGGAATGTCCTGGAGTACCTACTTCCGTATTGAGTCCCAGGACAACTTGGAACGATGATGAGGCCTATTACAAAACGGCTTTTAAATTATCCAATGCCTTCAGGGAAAACTTTAAGAAATTTGAAGCCTATGCCAATGAAGAAATCAGGCGTGGCGGACCGCAGCGATATGCATTCTAAGCATAAAAAAAGCCTCTGAAAAGAGGCTTTTTTTTATTTCTTGTTCTGTGTGGTGATATACTTCTGCAATGCCATGGTCATGGAAGGAGTATCGGGCGTTGGCGCCTTAATGTCTATCCTTAGACCTGCATGGGTAGCGGCGTTAACGGTAGAATTACCAAAAACGGCAATTCTTGTTTCGTTCTGCTTAAAATCTGGAAAATTCTTTAGTAACGATTCAATTCCAGAAGGGCTAAAGAACACCAGGATATCATAATAAACGTCCCTTAGGTCCGAAAGATCACTGATGACCGTTTTGTAGAATATTCCTCTTGTCCAATTCAGTTCCATCGAATTCAACAATTCTGGAACAATTGGTTTTAGCACATCAGAAGATGGCAATAAGAATTTTTCGTTTTTGTATTTTTTTAATAATGGAGTAATGTCAACAAAATTCATTTTGCCAACGTATATTTTTCTTTTTCTATAAACCACATATTTTTGCAGATAATATGCTACGGCTTCAGATTGGCAAAAATACTTCATGGTGTCCGGAACCTTGAATCGCATTTCATCGGCTATCCTGAAAAAATGATCAACGGAATTTCTGCTGGTAAGAATGATGGCGGTAAAATTGTTTAAATCAATTTTTTGTTGCCTAACATTCTTAGCATCAACTCCTTCCACATGGATGAAAGGTCTGAAATCGACCTTTACTTTTTCCTTTTCAATCAGTCGTGAATATGGGGAGTTCTCCATTTTCGGTTCTGGTTGGGAAACCAAAATCGTCTTTACTTTCATAAGCATCAATCTTTAAAGTAGCTTCCTATTATCACAAAAGGCGCAATTTCGAGAGTGCAAAGGTACAAAATAAAATAGAAAATGTTGTTAGTAATGTAAAATTGATGATTTCTTACCACAGTGACCCATCCTATTAAATTTATGATAAAAACAAGGGCAATACTTATGTAAATAACAGTTTGCGAGTCTTTTAATGCATAGGTCAAAATAACATTCGCAAGGAACATGACAATTCCGCTATAATTGAGGTAGGTGAGTTTTTTGAATATCAATTCGCTGATAGTGGATGTGATATTAAAAATAAAGGCATTGAAAAGTTGCAGGACCACTTTCACCAGTAAGAAGAGCGCTAGCATCCCCAGGATCAAGACATAGATGAATGGGTATGCACTATTGTCCAGTTGAAAGAGGATTCGTCTGGCCAGATATATAAAAAGAGCAAAATTAAAAAGTTGGAACAGGGTAAGGAATATATGGAACCAATTAATCAACCTGTCCTTCTTATTGTACATGATCACGTACTTGTTGTTAAAGGGGAGGATGATAAAATTGATGAACCTACTATAAAAAAAGCTCTTCCCAATCACCACGAAAAATATACTGGTCAAAAGTACCAGGGTAATCCAATCGGCAGTGTCTATGAGTCGAAGCGTTGGTTCCATTATTCTAATTTAATATTATCCCCATTAATTCCCATATAAAGTCCATTTTCCGAGATACTTATTTTAAAGAATCCAGGATCTTCTATTTTGGATTTAGGTAATTTAAAAGTGAATTTTGTGGTGTCTTGAGCCTTAATGAAAAGTGCTTCCTCATTTTTTGGTGTCATAGGTAAAGGTAATGTTTCCATGACTTGTTTGTAATCATTGAGGTAGGCTATCCCAAATTTTATTTTTTCAAGGGGGATATTGGTTTCATAAGGATTGAATACTTTTAGAGTAAGCTCTTGATCCGTATGGAGCGCTATATTTTTTTCGGCAACATAGCATCTTAATTTTCGGAACGACTCAAAGTTTTCCATGTAATTCCCATAAAAAACAGTTCCGTCTGGCCAGTTGAGTGTGATATCGCCGCTCTTGGTGTATTTGGAGACATATAATATTTTCTGATGTTGAACCTTGGATTCTGAATCATCGATGCTATACTGGTTCTGGCGGTACATGATATTGTTCAGGGAATAGCTGGGGCTTCCGGAGTAAAAGGCATACATAGGGGCGCTTCTATACGAATTTTCAAAAACCACGGGCATATCTCCTATCTGGGATTTGATATCACCGACCCATCTGGTGTTGCCATGGGTTTCGTAGACCACAGGAAAAAGTGGTTCATAAACCAATCCGATCCTAAGAAAAAGAAGAATTGCAATGTTGGCCAAGCCCATGCGGTATATCCATTTTTTTGCATGATCATTTTCCAAGAGATAATTGAATGCCATAATAGCCATAGGAATGGATATCACAATGATCCATTGGGTCTGTATCCTTCGGTTAAAACTGGAAATGAAAAAGAATATCAAAACGCCATAAGTTAAATATAACAGCGCCTTGGAGAACAGATCTTTGGCCTTGGTTTTGTAAAGGGATTTATAGATCCAGGGAAAAGTAAGCCCAAAGAGTGCCACCAAATTAATAAAATACCCCAAGGTAAAATCAGCAAACTCATAGGCCCTATTGGGGCGTTCATAAAGGTGATATTTTATGGAAACAAAGTCGTTTTCATACAGCCAATAAAAATGAGGGGTATAACATAGGAGGGCAACTGCCACGGAGAACCATGCGTATTTATTCCAAACCAGTTTTAAGTTGGAGAGCAACGTAAAGAGAATAACCAACACGGCGTGGTATTTACTGTACATCAATGCCGCCATGACTATTCCCAGGCCCAAGGCCAATAAAGCCGAGGGTTGGGTTATAAATCTTTTGTAGAGCAGTAGGAACAAAGCCGTGAAAAAAAGAAAAGGGGTATCGGGCAAGGTAAAAAAGCCATAAGCATTGATCAGGGTCATGGAAAATACCAGCACAAAAAAATGAACCCCGTACCGTTCTTTTTTTGGATGATCTATCAAAAGCCATAACACTAAAAAGGTGGCTACGGATAGAATGCAACTCATAAAGCGAACACCAAGTTCTCCATTAAAAAACACACTACTCATTTTGATCATGAGGGCAACCATAGGGGGGTGATCAAAATAACCCCAAGCCATATCCTGGGCATAGTACCAGTAGTAGGCCTCGTCAAAAATGAGTTCTGTAAAATAGCTCTGGGCCATGTTAAGGGCGAACAGGACAATCAATAAATAGAGAAGGATTTTTGGTAGCTTTGGTATCATTTCAAATTTTAAACGGTCCAAAATTACGAATTATTACGGTGTTCAAAGGATTTAAAAATATCATAAAACACATTGAGGATTTCTTTAGAGGGTTTAAAATACTATTTTTGTGCAAATCACCGTAGTCAATGGAAGACAGTTTAGTTATCATTCCCACCTTCAATGAAATAGAAAACATTGAAGCGATTATAAAAGCGGTTTTTGCGCTTGAAAAAAAATTTCATGTATTAGTGGTGGATGATAATTCTCCCGATGGCACGGCAGATAAGGTTCGGGAATTGCAACAACAATTTTCGGACAGACTTTTTTTGGAGGTGAGGAAAGAGAAATCTGGACTGGGAACCGCCTATATACATGGCTTTAAGTGGGCAATAGACCGCAAATACGATTTCATTTTTGAAATGGACGCGGATTTTTCACATCGGCCAGATGACCTTCCAAGGTTGTACAGGGCGTGTGTCAATGGTGCAGATGTGGTAGTGGGATCGCGTTACAAAAAAGGGGTAAACGTAGTGAATTGGCCTTTGTACAGAATGTTGTTGTCCTATGGGGCATCATTTTACGTAAAGCTGATCACTGGCATGCGGGTGCATGATCCAACGGCAGGTTTTGTCTGCTATAAACGCAAGGTTCTGGAAGAGATAAATTTGGATACCATTAAGTTTGTGGGGTACGCTTTTCAAATAGAAATGAAATTTAGGGCGCACCTGAAAAAATTCAAAATTGAGGAAATCTCCATTATTTTTACAGATAGGATTAGGGGGAAGTCAAAAATGAGTTCTTCCATCGTAGGGGAAGCTATTTTTGGGGTTTTAAAAATGAAGCTGAGCAGTATATTTCAACGACATAAATTTTAGTATGGGAAAGACGCTTTTGAAGAATGTAAGGATGGTAAATGAAAATACCATCACGGAAGGTGACCTATTATTGGAAGACCAATTCATTGTAAAAATAGATAGGGACATCAGTGATGCAAACGCTAAAGTCATTGATTTGAAAGGCAAGCACCTTTTTCCTGGGGTTATTGATGACCAGGTACATTTTAGGGAGCCTGGACTAACGCACAAGGGCAACATAGCTACAGAAAGCAGGGCGGCAATAGCAGGAGGGATCACCTCCTTTATGGAACAGCCCAATACCAATCCGCAGACGACTACCATTGAAGAGCTTGAAAAGAAATTTGCCATAGCTGCCAATTCGGCCTATGCCAACTATTCCTTTTTATTTGGTGGTACCAATGATAATTTGGAGGAGCTTAAAAGACTTGATAAAAATGCTTGCTCTGGGGTGAAATTGTTTCTGGGATCCTCTACTGGTAATATGCTGGTAGACAATGAGTTGGTCTTGGAGAAAATATTTAGAAATACCGAGATGGTCATCTCAGCCCATTGTGAGGACGAGGGCACCATAAGGGCTAATATGGCGCAGTTTAAGGAGGAATACGGGGATGATATCCCTATGAAATACCATCCTATAATTAGAAGTACAGAGGCCTGTTATCTCTCTTCATCCAAGGCCATTGCATTGGCCAAGGAAACAGGCGCAAGATTACACGTTTTTCATTTGTCCACAGGAATGGAAACATCACTTTTCCGCAATGATATTCCACTGGAGAAAAAGCAAATTACAGCTGAGGTCTGTATCCACCACTTATGGTTTTCCGACAGTGATTATGACAAAAAAGGTTCTTTGATCAAATGGAACCCAGCTGTAAAAACCGAACAGGATAGGGCGCAATTATGGGAAGCACTATTGGACGATAGAATAGATGTGGTCGCAACAGATCATGCCCCCCATACCCTAGAAGAAAAAGATAATGTTTATACCAATGCCCCATCAGGCGGACCTTTGGTACAACACGCACTCCCTGCTATGCTGGAAAATTACCATAACGGTAAGATCTCCTTGGAAAAAATGGTTGAAAAGATGTGCCATAACCCTGCAAAACTGTTCCAATTGAAAAAAAGGGGATTCCTTAGGGAAGGATATTTTGCGGATTTAGTAGTGGCTGACCTCAATAATCCCTGGAAAGTTGCCAAAGAAAATATTGTTTATAAATGTGGTTGGTCCCCA encodes the following:
- a CDS encoding zinc metallopeptidase, which translates into the protein MLMYYIILGAIALVSWLVSNKLKNKFKHYSKVHLRNGMSGAEIAEKMLADHGIRDVKVISTPGMLTDHYNPANKTVNLSEGVYNQRNASAAAVAAHECGHAVQHATAYEWLTMRSKLVPVVSVTSGMSTWVVFGGIMLGAAAGVGFGYWVAVAGLVMMGFATLFSFITLPVEYDASNRALAWLKNKNMLSQEEYKGSEDALKWAARTYLVAAIGSLATLVYWALQVLGGRD
- a CDS encoding Lrp/AsnC ligand binding domain-containing protein; this translates as MKSSEENIKIDGIDKKILRFLMTDARKPILEIARHIGISGAAIHQRLRKLEASGLIAGSKFIVNPKVLGYTTMAYIGIYLDKAMSNPLAVKELEKIPEVLECHYTTGNWSILIKVLCRDNEHLMHVLNRDIQQIEGVSRTETFISLNQQIDRQITI
- a CDS encoding saccharopine dehydrogenase family protein, whose product is MLRKILVVGAGKSTSYLLDYLLEKAESEKFHITIGDLHPEHINDTVKNHPHCTVVALDIFKEDQRHQAIQNAEIVISMLPARFHIKVAKDCLKYGKHLVTASYVSDELLQLDEQVKDKGLVFMNEIGLDPGVDHMSAMQVIDRIRNKGGKLLLFESFCGGLVAPESDTNLWNYKFTWNPRNVVVAGQGGTAKFIQEGTYKYIPYHKLFRRTEFMNIEGYGKFEAYANRDSLKYREVYGLNDALTLYRGTMRRVGFSKAWNMFVQLGMTDDSYTIEDSEGMSYREFVNLFLPYSPTDTVELKLRLYLKIDQDDIMWDKLLELNLFDSSKTIPLKNATPAEILQHILEDSWTLGNKDKDMIVMYHKFGYEIDGVKKQIDSNMVVLGENRTHTAMAKTVGLPVAMATLLILNKKITTPGVQIPINKEVYEPILEELTEYGINFKEHDVCYLGYNPDSIAG
- a CDS encoding DUF423 domain-containing protein encodes the protein MNKTILGVGVLLGLTAIVLGAFGAHGLEKLVSTENVETFTTGVTYQMYHALFLLLLGSMNFIPASSKKTIFYLILVGVLLFSGSIYTLATNELTAFDFKKIAILTPIGGGLLIFGWILLGIRIFRQRV
- the pckA gene encoding phosphoenolpyruvate carboxykinase (ATP), giving the protein MNSSDQLTKSISLKDYGIESDQIHYQLSPSKLHAIALEKGMGKETSSGALAINTGEFTGRSPMDRFIVKDAITEDKVWWGNINIPFETDKFDALYDKVISYLNNKELYVRDCYACADTDYRTNIRVIAEYPWSSLFAYNMFLRPEEKDLKGFTPEWTVINAPGFMADAKVDGTRQHNFAILNFTKKIALIGGTGYTGEIKKGIFSALNFILPVEKNTMPMHCSANVGEDGDTAIFFGLSGTGKTTLSADPNRKLIGDDEHGWTAENTVFNFEGGCYAKVINLSEENEPDIFRAIKKGALLENVVLNSKGEVDFSDISITQNTRVSYPIYHIDNIQEPSIGKNPKNIFFLTADAFGVLPPISKLTPSQAAYHFMSGYTAKVAGTEAGVVEPIPSFSACFGAPFMPLHPAKYAEMLSKKMQESGVNVWLVNTGWTGGPYGVGTRMKLKYTRAMIQAALNGDLGMYSYDTYHIHSVFGVAQPRECPGVPTSVLSPRTTWNDDEAYYKTAFKLSNAFRENFKKFEAYANEEIRRGGPQRYAF
- a CDS encoding uroporphyrinogen-III synthase: MKVKTILVSQPEPKMENSPYSRLIEKEKVKVDFRPFIHVEGVDAKNVRQQKIDLNNFTAIILTSRNSVDHFFRIADEMRFKVPDTMKYFCQSEAVAYYLQKYVVYRKRKIYVGKMNFVDITPLLKKYKNEKFLLPSSDVLKPIVPELLNSMELNWTRGIFYKTVISDLSDLRDVYYDILVFFSPSGIESLLKNFPDFKQNETRIAVFGNSTVNAATHAGLRIDIKAPTPDTPSMTMALQKYITTQNKK
- a CDS encoding DUF4271 domain-containing protein, coding for MEPTLRLIDTADWITLVLLTSIFFVVIGKSFFYSRFINFIILPFNNKYVIMYNKKDRLINWFHIFLTLFQLFNFALFIYLARRILFQLDNSAYPFIYVLILGMLALFLLVKVVLQLFNAFIFNITSTISELIFKKLTYLNYSGIVMFLANVILTYALKDSQTVIYISIALVFIINLIGWVTVVRNHQFYITNNIFYFILYLCTLEIAPFVIIGSYFKD
- a CDS encoding ArnT family glycosyltransferase → MIPKLPKILLYLLIVLFALNMAQSYFTELIFDEAYYWYYAQDMAWGYFDHPPMVALMIKMSSVFFNGELGVRFMSCILSVATFLVLWLLIDHPKKERYGVHFFVLVFSMTLINAYGFFTLPDTPFLFFTALFLLLYKRFITQPSALLALGLGIVMAALMYSKYHAVLVILFTLLSNLKLVWNKYAWFSVAVALLCYTPHFYWLYENDFVSIKYHLYERPNRAYEFADFTLGYFINLVALFGLTFPWIYKSLYKTKAKDLFSKALLYLTYGVLIFFFISSFNRRIQTQWIIVISIPMAIMAFNYLLENDHAKKWIYRMGLANIAILLFLRIGLVYEPLFPVVYETHGNTRWVGDIKSQIGDMPVVFENSYRSAPMYAFYSGSPSYSLNNIMYRQNQYSIDDSESKVQHQKILYVSKYTKSGDITLNWPDGTVFYGNYMENFESFRKLRCYVAEKNIALHTDQELTLKVFNPYETNIPLEKIKFGIAYLNDYKQVMETLPLPMTPKNEEALFIKAQDTTKFTFKLPKSKIEDPGFFKISISENGLYMGINGDNIKLE
- a CDS encoding polyprenol monophosphomannose synthase — encoded protein: MEDSLVIIPTFNEIENIEAIIKAVFALEKKFHVLVVDDNSPDGTADKVRELQQQFSDRLFLEVRKEKSGLGTAYIHGFKWAIDRKYDFIFEMDADFSHRPDDLPRLYRACVNGADVVVGSRYKKGVNVVNWPLYRMLLSYGASFYVKLITGMRVHDPTAGFVCYKRKVLEEINLDTIKFVGYAFQIEMKFRAHLKKFKIEEISIIFTDRIRGKSKMSSSIVGEAIFGVLKMKLSSIFQRHKF
- a CDS encoding dihydroorotase produces the protein MGKTLLKNVRMVNENTITEGDLLLEDQFIVKIDRDISDANAKVIDLKGKHLFPGVIDDQVHFREPGLTHKGNIATESRAAIAGGITSFMEQPNTNPQTTTIEELEKKFAIAANSAYANYSFLFGGTNDNLEELKRLDKNACSGVKLFLGSSTGNMLVDNELVLEKIFRNTEMVISAHCEDEGTIRANMAQFKEEYGDDIPMKYHPIIRSTEACYLSSSKAIALAKETGARLHVFHLSTGMETSLFRNDIPLEKKQITAEVCIHHLWFSDSDYDKKGSLIKWNPAVKTEQDRAQLWEALLDDRIDVVATDHAPHTLEEKDNVYTNAPSGGPLVQHALPAMLENYHNGKISLEKMVEKMCHNPAKLFQLKKRGFLREGYFADLVVADLNNPWKVAKENIVYKCGWSPFEGETFKSKITHTFVNGHLAYEQGNFSELKNAQRLTFDR